In a single window of the Saccharothrix australiensis genome:
- a CDS encoding TetR/AcrR family transcriptional regulator encodes MPDPARTGRRERKKAATRQAIADAALDLFLEHGFDRVSVRDVADRADVSTTTLFAHFPSKESLVFDREEDVEAALTAAVRERPAGQDVVDALRAHALECWAPTLSDPRLASFAALVDRTPALREYAERMWVRHARALGVVIAEELGRAPDDLACAALARFALEVPVLAKGRPDPRAAVEEVFDLLVGGWRARHDSGGAVRRVRSEGGSAKTRE; translated from the coding sequence ATGCCCGACCCCGCGCGCACCGGCCGTCGCGAGCGCAAGAAGGCCGCGACGCGGCAGGCCATCGCCGACGCCGCCCTCGACCTGTTCCTGGAGCACGGCTTCGACCGGGTCAGCGTGCGCGACGTCGCCGACCGGGCCGACGTGTCCACCACGACCCTCTTCGCCCACTTCCCGAGCAAGGAGTCGCTGGTCTTCGACCGCGAGGAGGACGTCGAGGCGGCACTGACCGCCGCCGTCCGCGAGCGGCCCGCGGGCCAGGACGTGGTCGACGCGCTCCGCGCCCACGCGCTGGAGTGCTGGGCGCCGACCCTGTCCGACCCCCGCCTGGCCTCCTTCGCCGCCCTGGTCGACCGGACGCCCGCGCTCCGCGAGTACGCGGAACGCATGTGGGTGCGGCACGCGCGCGCCCTGGGCGTCGTGATCGCGGAGGAACTGGGCCGTGCGCCGGACGACCTCGCGTGCGCGGCGCTGGCCCGGTTCGCCCTGGAGGTGCCGGTGCTGGCCAAGGGGCGACCCGATCCCCGTGCGGCGGTGGAGGAGGTGTTCGACCTGCTGGTCGGCGGATGGCGGGCGCGGCACGACTCCGGGGGAGCGGTTCGCCGGGTGCGCTCGGAGGGCGGTTCCGCGAAGACGCGGGAGTGA
- a CDS encoding FAD-dependent oxidoreductase, giving the protein MHSPTPREARIAVIGAGPGGLTCARVLRRHGIPVTVYDRDPDAHSRDQGGSLDLHEEDGQRALREAGLLAEFFALARPEGQEARLLDATGRLLDHHLPDEGDTARPEIDRGQLRDLLLRSLDAGTVHWGRALRSVSGPADGPRTLEFADGTTAGADLVIGADGAFSRVRAAVSPATPRYTGIGFLEAWFDDVETAHPELSELVGRGSAHVADGERGLFAQRGSGGRLRVYLVRRVPVDWMAASGLRPDDTEGIRARLLDEYGAWSPELLRLITDNDGPYVDRPIFALPVPHTWEHTPGVTLLGDAAHLMPPLGVGVNLAMLDACELALALARATTLDEAVRDYERTMLARSTNLARRLEGATGHLLSTPDPAEHPQPAHTRR; this is encoded by the coding sequence ATGCACTCGCCGACGCCCCGCGAAGCGCGGATCGCCGTCATCGGAGCCGGACCCGGAGGTCTCACGTGCGCACGCGTCCTGCGGCGGCACGGCATCCCGGTGACGGTGTACGACCGCGACCCGGACGCGCACTCCCGCGACCAGGGTGGCTCGCTCGACCTGCACGAAGAGGACGGCCAGCGCGCGCTCCGCGAGGCGGGCCTGCTGGCGGAGTTCTTCGCGCTGGCCAGGCCCGAGGGGCAGGAGGCGCGCCTGCTGGACGCGACGGGACGCCTGCTCGACCACCACCTGCCGGACGAGGGCGACACGGCACGCCCCGAGATCGACCGCGGGCAGCTGCGCGACCTCCTGCTGCGCTCGCTCGACGCGGGGACCGTCCACTGGGGACGCGCGCTCCGGTCGGTGAGCGGGCCGGCCGACGGGCCGCGCACACTGGAGTTCGCCGACGGCACGACCGCCGGAGCGGACCTGGTGATCGGCGCGGACGGCGCCTTCTCCCGCGTGCGCGCGGCGGTGTCGCCCGCGACACCGCGCTACACCGGCATCGGTTTCCTCGAAGCCTGGTTCGACGACGTGGAGACCGCGCACCCGGAGCTGTCCGAACTGGTCGGGAGGGGCAGCGCGCACGTCGCCGACGGCGAGCGCGGCCTCTTCGCGCAGCGCGGCAGCGGCGGCCGCCTGCGGGTCTACCTCGTGCGGCGGGTGCCGGTGGACTGGATGGCGGCGAGCGGCCTGCGCCCCGACGACACCGAGGGCATCCGCGCCCGCCTGCTGGACGAGTACGGGGCCTGGTCACCGGAACTGCTCCGCCTGATCACCGACAACGACGGCCCCTACGTCGACCGCCCGATCTTCGCCCTGCCGGTGCCGCACACGTGGGAGCACACGCCGGGCGTGACGCTGCTGGGCGACGCCGCGCACCTCATGCCGCCCCTCGGCGTCGGCGTCAACCTCGCCATGCTCGACGCGTGCGAACTGGCCCTGGCCCTGGCCCGCGCGACCACCCTCGACGAGGCCGTGCGCGACTACGAGCGGACGATGCTCGCACGCTCGACGAACCTGGCCCGACGACTGGAAGGCGCCACCGGCCACCTCCTGTCCACCCCGGACCCGGCCGAACACCCGCAACCCGCCCACACCCGCCGCTGA
- a CDS encoding AfsR/SARP family transcriptional regulator, whose amino-acid sequence MLGPLEVWHGNAQLPLGDQQQRFVLVVLLLHANRPVSTERLTEIVWGGNPERRVLVRTYINRLRNAFRDSDDVWIDTIPTGYLLRVDEDRLDTARFARLCEEAVRAEDPRRAIEALRAAVDLWRGPFLEGIDIDRVGGPDVISPEAAYFDAVGDLATLELAAGDHRSARDRLRPVVRSDPARERHAELLMRALIASGDQVEAIRVFQRTKAALAELRLAPGPRLRKLAARAERGEPAGSLPSRPGGFTGRDAELGVIEAVASTPGERRAVWVSGAPGVGKTGLAVEAAHRLRDRFPDGQLLVRLNGYTPNLSAATVSDALTQLLVELGVPPEQIPTSVSRKFTLYQTELYGTRTLVVLDNAHSPEQVRPLLPEAAGCLAVVTSRRVGEPDTGEHIRLSPLPPEHAAALFRTLVGPLRLRGRAAEVAGVVDRCGHLPMPIRVAAALFRRHDRWPLEHLLRLLRESGPWRAGVDDEQGAAAVRVSYLQLDVPQREVFRLFGHLPGPDLDVVGAAALADRDVAAARVVLDDLHEVCLLEEVTPERYRMLDPLKEFAAAEPPPTTRTERADALLRLLDFYLVGLADAVGTAYPFDRAQLPAVHRTSRVVPVFATKHDATAWIAAERDNLVAAIRYAAEHDLPGHAWRLAVLIWRHFHTTSRFEDWVGSMELAHRAVCADPDEEHGRAHVLLRLATAYDRLGRLEDALESATRALAAWRRLGDVPGEAATLCAIAIPLMQLGRHDEAIGHFGAALEKYGHCGDLRGQAHALSMLGVLDEERGELDVALRRQSAAVSMLREVDHVQGLAHALNNLGSVRQRLGLADEALVAHLEAYELADRLGDDCLMAYALNYLGNVHRSQGRLAEAVRCQERAGVVAAEVSDADLRTRLFLDRAATAQAADDGAGALHAYRAALDLATGTGNRGHGAHAHRGVARTLHALGKHAVAAEHWHAAEAGFVALGQPEADEVRAEHATLTCACR is encoded by the coding sequence ATGCTGGGTCCGCTGGAGGTATGGCACGGGAACGCTCAGTTGCCGCTGGGCGACCAGCAGCAGCGTTTCGTCCTCGTCGTGCTCCTGCTGCACGCCAACAGACCGGTGTCCACCGAGCGGCTGACGGAGATCGTGTGGGGCGGCAACCCGGAGCGCCGCGTCCTGGTGCGCACCTACATCAACCGGCTGCGCAACGCCTTCCGGGACTCGGACGACGTGTGGATCGACACGATACCGACCGGCTACCTGCTGCGGGTCGACGAGGACCGGCTCGACACCGCCCGGTTCGCCCGGTTGTGCGAGGAGGCGGTGCGCGCGGAGGACCCGCGCCGGGCGATCGAGGCGTTACGCGCCGCCGTCGACCTGTGGCGCGGCCCGTTCCTGGAGGGCATCGACATCGACCGGGTGGGCGGACCGGACGTGATCTCGCCCGAGGCCGCCTACTTCGACGCGGTGGGCGACCTCGCCACGCTCGAGCTGGCCGCCGGCGACCACCGGTCCGCGCGGGACCGGCTGCGCCCGGTGGTGCGCAGCGACCCGGCTCGGGAGCGGCACGCCGAACTGCTCATGCGGGCGTTGATCGCAAGCGGCGACCAGGTCGAGGCGATCCGGGTCTTCCAACGCACCAAGGCCGCGCTCGCCGAGCTGCGGCTGGCGCCAGGGCCTCGGCTGCGCAAGCTCGCCGCGCGGGCGGAACGCGGCGAGCCCGCCGGCTCCCTGCCGTCCCGGCCCGGCGGGTTCACCGGGCGGGACGCGGAGCTGGGCGTGATCGAGGCGGTCGCCTCGACACCGGGCGAGCGGCGCGCGGTGTGGGTGAGCGGCGCGCCGGGCGTCGGCAAGACCGGGCTGGCCGTCGAGGCGGCGCACCGGCTGCGGGACCGGTTCCCGGACGGGCAGCTGCTGGTGCGGCTCAACGGGTACACGCCGAACCTGTCCGCGGCGACCGTCTCGGACGCGCTCACCCAGCTGCTCGTCGAGCTGGGCGTGCCGCCCGAGCAGATCCCCACCTCGGTGAGCCGGAAGTTCACGCTGTACCAGACGGAGCTGTACGGCACCAGGACGTTGGTGGTACTGGACAACGCGCATTCGCCGGAGCAGGTCCGGCCGCTGCTGCCGGAGGCGGCGGGTTGCCTGGCCGTCGTGACCAGCAGACGGGTGGGCGAGCCGGACACCGGTGAGCACATCAGGCTCTCCCCGCTGCCGCCCGAGCACGCCGCAGCGCTGTTCCGGACGCTGGTCGGTCCCCTCCGCCTGCGCGGCCGGGCCGCCGAGGTGGCGGGCGTGGTCGACCGTTGCGGTCATCTGCCGATGCCGATCCGGGTGGCTGCGGCGCTGTTCCGCAGGCACGACAGGTGGCCGTTGGAGCACCTGCTGCGGCTGCTGCGGGAGAGCGGGCCGTGGCGCGCGGGCGTCGACGACGAGCAGGGCGCCGCGGCGGTGCGCGTGTCCTACCTCCAGCTCGACGTGCCGCAGCGGGAGGTGTTCCGGCTGTTCGGCCACCTGCCGGGGCCGGACCTCGACGTGGTCGGGGCGGCGGCGCTGGCGGACCGCGACGTCGCCGCGGCCCGTGTGGTGCTCGACGACCTGCACGAGGTGTGCCTGCTGGAGGAGGTCACGCCCGAGCGGTACCGGATGCTGGACCCGCTCAAGGAGTTCGCCGCGGCGGAGCCGCCGCCGACCACCCGGACCGAGCGCGCGGACGCCCTGCTGCGGCTGCTCGACTTCTACCTGGTCGGCTTGGCCGACGCGGTGGGCACGGCCTACCCGTTCGACCGCGCGCAGCTGCCCGCGGTGCACCGCACCAGCCGGGTGGTTCCCGTCTTCGCGACCAAGCACGACGCGACGGCGTGGATCGCCGCCGAGCGGGACAACCTGGTGGCCGCCATCCGCTACGCCGCCGAGCACGACCTGCCCGGCCACGCGTGGCGGCTCGCGGTGCTGATCTGGCGTCACTTCCACACCACGAGCCGGTTCGAGGACTGGGTCGGGAGCATGGAACTGGCGCACCGGGCCGTGTGCGCCGATCCCGACGAGGAGCACGGACGGGCGCACGTGCTGCTCCGCCTGGCCACCGCCTACGACCGGCTCGGGCGGCTGGAGGACGCGCTGGAGTCGGCCACCCGCGCGCTGGCGGCGTGGCGGCGGCTCGGCGACGTGCCCGGTGAAGCGGCCACGCTGTGCGCGATCGCCATCCCCCTGATGCAGCTCGGCCGGCACGACGAGGCGATCGGGCACTTCGGCGCCGCGCTGGAGAAGTACGGGCACTGCGGCGACCTGCGCGGCCAAGCGCACGCGTTGAGCATGCTGGGTGTGCTCGACGAGGAGCGCGGCGAGTTGGACGTCGCGCTACGCAGGCAGTCGGCCGCGGTGTCGATGCTGCGCGAGGTCGACCACGTGCAGGGGCTGGCCCACGCGCTGAACAACCTGGGCTCGGTGCGGCAGCGGCTCGGGTTGGCGGACGAGGCGCTGGTCGCCCACCTGGAGGCGTACGAGCTGGCCGACCGGCTGGGCGACGACTGCCTGATGGCCTACGCCCTGAACTACCTCGGCAACGTGCACCGGTCGCAGGGCAGGCTGGCGGAAGCCGTGCGCTGCCAGGAGCGGGCCGGCGTGGTGGCCGCCGAGGTTTCCGACGCCGACCTGCGCACGCGGCTGTTCCTCGACCGCGCCGCGACCGCGCAGGCCGCGGACGACGGGGCGGGCGCGTTGCACGCGTACCGGGCCGCGCTGGACCTGGCGACCGGTACCGGGAACCGCGGCCACGGCGCCCACGCCCACCGCGGCGTCGCGCGGACGCTGCACGCGCTGGGGAAGCACGCCGTCGCCGCCGAGCACTGGCACGCGGCCGAGGCCGGGTTCGTCGCGCTCGGCCAGCCCGAAGCGGACGAGGTCCGGGCCGAGCACGCGACCCTCACCTGCGCGTGCCGCTGA